Proteins from a single region of Campylobacter sp. RM16704:
- a CDS encoding alpha-2-macroglobulin domain-containing protein encodes MRMFLRCFFAFLLAGLLIACSKNENKSSTIRAYGFNENTQNIFVEFNTNVINQEIGVVKEKEIVINNQNIKVKYVLETPTRLNIFTALKANQKYDIFIDLNDILTNEKVQLKVQTPFEKLDVKGYFQNITNDESVLVLNIQSFYTLNKDELLKAIKINTQDQEIQIEEIIIQGDIASVYSKALGIKNTNTNIKVVFDKEILGLEKNIDLEYILLAKSEFVFQNANIVNKNIELLFSQNISQNQNLKELIFVTPEVDFKALAFGNKIKLTGNFSPNKTYEIQLAQGIKSADGISTKESYKTQVSFKDYEPAISFTNQGVFLSSKANKKIAFKSMNIKKVHLEVYQVFSNNLSEYLRYKNLQGAKKLSDYDSDIFSESDYTSEVVLKKDFDIKNIKNQWQENEIVLDGLKDLSGVFIVKLYFKEEDVDYVFDEGVESWKKYRFFNQKAKVSKNLIFSDIALIAQNLNKKLFVDVRDFTTQKALGGVKVDVISKSNQILASKMSDDNGLAVFDDMDESKALFIIASKDKQASILRLSSPLLYDGFDVDGLELNSQNKVFIYTERGVYRPGDDIYLTMVARNDKGVINHPIFLSFFDPRNKKLLDKIRLDPLSNGTFYKKISLSQQALSGVYLARVEFANAVFDKEILVQNIVPNRIKVSMQAPKSIKENEKLDFNISSKYLFGTPASNLQYQVDLFVGKKEYKNSKYPEYIFSNPSVLVQKYQDNLKGILDENGFTKQEFVLNDFLKNTPYNLEASIRARVFEKGSRSVEALVNSQVILHEHFVGIKRLKNHYLSSGSIINFEAIVSDLDENLIANNEIKYTIYANDYSWWWDYDNYDDFLKSLKKDKNTQIITQGTILSKDKPVTIEFDPKEYHGEMFIELENIQSKTSTGEFFYISSFGAPNNTDIVSSLKIKSDKKEYKPNETAFIEFESVKDAKAIVTLNDNTKVLKRFVIDTYEDITKVEIPILKEYMPNVYVSVILLQDYNQYTNDRALRLFGVVPLNVVDEQSKIELDLKVPDKIMPKQDFEVEIQSKNKQSYTYTLAIVDEGLLDVNAFKTPDIWEYFYQKTRFNMSIYDTYDKIIAKNISNASKILTTGGDIFLESRANKSKNDEKARRFKPVVLFQEPVQSDENGYAKLKFNMPSYLGSVRVMVVANNLAGFGSVSKDIQVSAPAVMLETLPRTLRLDDEFKLLVQVFKVDDDVKNAKLKLKTKNSLINFEKDEILIDFDNEKTKDIYVNARVNSNKLGVEQIELSLSAKDYTYTQNTQIDIKALNTITYEGKSFKIPANTSMEFKITQDYINPIAFLSVSSKPILNINHRLKYLQNYPYGCIEQSTSAVLPQLFLQKLDQGANEQKNINNINALLSKYANFQTANGGFAYWQGLKDSDAWGSNYAGMFMILAKERGYYISEGMFKAWLDYQKRYVLKAQTNKEIRINSLYLLALAKEANLSIMNAIYEDSAYLQSLNNVSLWQLSAAYKLAGFDEVALNIAKNLSTKPDEKINYTHTYGSFLRDEAIIANAYKIIYGKNNEELLDDIKKTLESHAWLSTQSTGYALYALANSFSDEGSKTINASVKINNENKRLNTSFSKFEFNQGSALIEAKEDTFVHFGVEGIKKGIAEPFAQRMYIERSFYDENGNEIDESAIKSSQIFYMKLKISNNNYPGASNIALTQILPSGWEIVHDLLEDETPDFVKNSYYDFVDIRDDKIMYFFPLYSDESREFFVKLSAVTPGVYTLSGAYAEAMYDNAYRALSESKRVKVVQ; translated from the coding sequence ATGAGAATGTTTTTACGTTGTTTTTTTGCTTTTTTGCTTGCAGGTTTGTTGATTGCTTGTTCTAAAAATGAGAATAAAAGTTCTACTATAAGAGCTTATGGTTTTAATGAAAATACACAAAATATTTTTGTAGAATTTAACACTAATGTCATTAATCAAGAAATAGGTGTTGTAAAAGAAAAAGAAATTGTTATTAACAATCAAAATATAAAAGTAAAATATGTGCTTGAAACACCTACAAGACTAAATATTTTTACAGCTTTAAAAGCAAATCAAAAATATGATATTTTTATAGATTTAAATGATATTTTAACTAATGAAAAAGTACAATTAAAAGTACAAACTCCTTTTGAAAAATTAGATGTTAAAGGATATTTTCAAAACATTACAAATGATGAAAGTGTATTAGTTTTAAATATTCAAAGTTTTTACACTCTTAATAAAGATGAGTTATTAAAAGCTATCAAAATCAACACGCAAGATCAAGAAATTCAAATAGAAGAAATCATTATTCAAGGTGACATAGCAAGTGTGTATTCTAAAGCACTTGGTATTAAGAATACTAATACCAACATAAAAGTAGTTTTTGATAAAGAAATCTTAGGTTTAGAAAAAAATATAGATTTAGAGTATATTTTACTTGCAAAAAGTGAATTTGTTTTTCAAAATGCAAATATAGTTAATAAAAATATAGAATTACTCTTTTCTCAAAACATTTCACAAAATCAAAATTTGAAAGAATTGATTTTTGTTACCCCTGAAGTTGATTTTAAAGCATTGGCATTTGGAAATAAAATTAAACTCACGGGTAATTTTTCTCCAAATAAAACTTATGAAATTCAACTTGCTCAAGGGATTAAAAGTGCTGATGGAATTAGCACAAAAGAAAGTTATAAAACTCAAGTAAGTTTTAAAGACTACGAACCTGCTATAAGTTTTACAAATCAAGGAGTGTTTTTATCTAGTAAAGCAAATAAAAAAATAGCTTTTAAGAGTATGAATATTAAAAAGGTTCATTTAGAGGTTTATCAGGTTTTTTCAAATAACTTAAGTGAATATTTAAGATATAAAAATCTTCAAGGTGCAAAAAAATTAAGTGATTATGATAGTGATATTTTTTCAGAGAGTGATTATACTAGTGAGGTGGTGTTAAAAAAAGACTTTGATATTAAAAACATTAAAAATCAATGGCAAGAAAATGAAATAGTACTAGATGGTTTAAAAGATTTAAGTGGTGTATTTATAGTGAAGCTTTATTTTAAAGAAGAAGATGTTGATTATGTTTTTGATGAGGGAGTGGAGAGTTGGAAAAAATATAGATTTTTCAATCAAAAGGCAAAAGTAAGTAAGAATTTAATTTTTTCAGATATAGCTTTAATTGCTCAAAATTTAAATAAAAAGCTTTTTGTAGATGTGAGAGATTTTACTACACAAAAGGCTTTGGGTGGAGTTAAGGTTGATGTGATTAGTAAGAGTAATCAAATTTTAGCTTCTAAGATGAGCGATGATAATGGTTTGGCTGTTTTTGATGATATGGATGAATCAAAAGCTTTATTCATCATTGCTTCAAAAGATAAACAAGCTTCTATCTTACGTTTAAGCTCGCCTTTATTATATGATGGTTTTGATGTAGATGGCTTGGAATTAAATTCGCAAAATAAAGTATTTATTTACACAGAAAGAGGGGTTTATAGACCAGGTGATGATATATATTTAACTATGGTTGCAAGAAATGATAAAGGAGTTATTAATCATCCTATATTTTTAAGCTTTTTTGATCCACGCAATAAAAAGCTTTTAGATAAAATCAGGCTTGATCCTTTAAGTAATGGAACTTTTTACAAAAAGATTTCACTTAGCCAACAAGCTTTAAGCGGAGTGTATCTAGCTAGAGTTGAATTTGCAAATGCGGTTTTTGATAAAGAAATTTTAGTGCAAAATATAGTGCCAAATCGTATAAAAGTATCCATGCAAGCTCCAAAAAGCATAAAAGAAAATGAAAAGTTAGATTTTAATATTAGCTCAAAATATCTTTTTGGAACACCAGCAAGTAATTTACAATATCAAGTTGATTTATTTGTGGGTAAAAAAGAATATAAAAATTCAAAGTATCCAGAATATATTTTTTCAAATCCTAGTGTTTTAGTGCAAAAATATCAAGATAATTTAAAAGGTATTTTGGATGAAAATGGCTTTACAAAACAAGAATTTGTTTTAAATGATTTTTTAAAAAATACCCCATATAATTTAGAAGCTAGTATAAGAGCTAGAGTTTTTGAGAAAGGCTCAAGATCGGTTGAAGCACTTGTAAATTCACAAGTAATATTGCATGAGCATTTTGTAGGTATTAAGCGTTTAAAAAATCATTACTTAAGTTCAGGTTCTATTATCAATTTTGAAGCCATTGTGAGTGATTTAGATGAGAATTTAATAGCAAATAATGAGATCAAATATACCATTTATGCAAATGATTATTCTTGGTGGTGGGATTATGATAATTATGATGATTTTTTAAAATCACTCAAAAAAGATAAAAACACGCAAATTATTACTCAAGGAACCATTTTAAGTAAAGATAAACCGGTTACAATAGAGTTTGATCCAAAAGAATATCATGGTGAAATGTTTATAGAGCTTGAAAATATTCAAAGCAAAACAAGCACAGGAGAGTTTTTTTATATTAGTAGTTTTGGTGCACCAAATAATACTGATATAGTGAGTTCTTTAAAGATAAAAAGTGATAAAAAAGAATATAAGCCAAACGAAACAGCTTTTATAGAGTTTGAAAGTGTTAAGGATGCAAAAGCTATCGTTACTTTAAATGATAATACAAAGGTTTTAAAACGCTTTGTGATAGATACGTATGAAGATATTACTAAGGTTGAAATTCCCATTCTTAAAGAATATATGCCAAATGTTTATGTGAGTGTGATTTTGCTCCAAGATTATAATCAATACACCAACGATAGAGCCTTAAGACTTTTTGGTGTAGTACCTTTAAATGTGGTAGATGAGCAAAGTAAAATCGAGCTTGATTTAAAAGTACCGGATAAAATCATGCCAAAACAAGATTTTGAAGTAGAAATTCAAAGTAAAAATAAACAAAGCTATACTTATACACTGGCTATTGTAGATGAAGGTTTGCTTGATGTGAATGCTTTTAAAACCCCAGATATTTGGGAGTATTTTTACCAAAAAACGCGCTTTAACATGAGTATATATGATACCTATGATAAAATCATTGCTAAAAATATTTCTAATGCTTCTAAGATATTGACTACAGGTGGTGATATTTTCTTAGAAAGCAGAGCAAATAAAAGCAAAAATGATGAAAAAGCAAGACGCTTTAAACCAGTTGTGTTGTTTCAAGAGCCAGTGCAAAGTGATGAAAATGGTTATGCAAAATTAAAATTTAATATGCCATCATACTTAGGTTCGGTTAGAGTTATGGTAGTAGCAAATAACTTAGCAGGTTTTGGTAGTGTTTCTAAAGATATCCAAGTTAGTGCACCTGCTGTGATGCTTGAAACCTTGCCAAGAACTTTAAGACTTGATGATGAGTTTAAACTTTTGGTGCAAGTATTTAAAGTAGATGATGATGTAAAAAATGCAAAACTTAAGTTAAAAACAAAAAATTCACTCATAAATTTTGAAAAAGATGAAATTTTGATTGATTTTGACAATGAAAAAACAAAAGATATTTATGTTAATGCAAGAGTAAATTCAAACAAGCTTGGAGTAGAGCAAATAGAATTAAGTTTAAGTGCAAAAGATTACACCTACACTCAAAATACACAAATTGATATAAAAGCATTAAATACTATTACTTATGAGGGTAAATCATTTAAAATTCCTGCAAATACTTCTATGGAGTTTAAAATCACACAAGATTATATCAACCCTATAGCATTTTTAAGTGTGAGTTCTAAGCCTATTTTAAATATAAATCATAGATTAAAATACTTGCAAAATTATCCTTATGGATGTATAGAGCAAAGTACTTCAGCAGTTTTACCGCAACTCTTTTTACAAAAACTTGATCAAGGAGCAAATGAGCAAAAAAATATTAACAATATCAATGCATTGTTAAGTAAGTACGCAAATTTCCAAACTGCTAATGGTGGTTTTGCTTATTGGCAAGGACTTAAGGATTCTGATGCTTGGGGAAGTAATTATGCGGGTATGTTTATGATTTTAGCCAAAGAAAGAGGCTATTATATAAGCGAGGGAATGTTTAAAGCATGGCTTGATTACCAAAAACGCTATGTTTTAAAAGCTCAAACAAACAAAGAAATTAGAATAAATTCTTTATACCTTTTAGCTTTAGCTAAAGAAGCAAATTTAAGCATAATGAATGCCATTTATGAAGATAGTGCTTATTTGCAAAGCTTAAATAATGTAAGTCTTTGGCAACTTAGTGCAGCTTATAAATTAGCGGGTTTTGATGAGGTAGCTTTAAATATAGCTAAAAATTTAAGCACAAAGCCTGATGAAAAAATTAATTATACTCACACTTATGGATCTTTTCTAAGAGATGAAGCTATTATTGCAAATGCGTATAAAATAATCTATGGTAAAAATAATGAGGAATTATTGGATGATATTAAAAAAACCCTAGAAAGCCATGCTTGGCTTAGCACCCAAAGTACAGGCTATGCTTTGTATGCTTTAGCAAATAGTTTTAGTGATGAAGGTTCTAAAACTATTAATGCAAGTGTAAAAATTAACAACGAGAACAAAAGGCTCAATACGAGTTTTTCTAAATTTGAGTTTAATCAAGGCAGTGCTTTGATAGAAGCTAAAGAAGATACCTTTGTACATTTTGGAGTAGAGGGTATTAAAAAAGGTATTGCTGAACCTTTTGCACAGCGTATGTATATAGAAAGAAGTTTTTATGATGAAAATGGAAATGAAATAGATGAAAGTGCTATAAAAAGCTCTCAAATTTTTTATATGAAATTAAAAATATCAAATAATAATTATCCAGGTGCTTCTAATATAGCTTTAACTCAAATTTTACCAAGTGGCTGGGAAATTGTGCACGATCTTTTAGAGGATGAAACCCCTGATTTTGTAAAAAATTCTTATTATGATTTTGTTGATATAAGAGATGATAAAATCATGTATTTCTTTCCTTTATATTCTGATGAGTCAAGAGAATTTTTTGTGAAATTAAGTGCTGTTACCCCGGGTGTTTATACTTTGAGTGGAGCTTATGCTGAAGCAATGTATGATAATGCTTATAGAGCTTTAAGTGAGAGTAAAAGAGTCAAAGTAGTGCAGTGA
- a CDS encoding mechanosensitive ion channel family protein, whose protein sequence is MKNFFSIILLFLFVSFLNAQEKNTLEDKNSIFALVQNYIELNLLLESFRNNNDANATEFQENIKEIEKQKNNILTTLPLKIVSQKIDEKEAKEFLNTKHKLQQNVKEAQNKKRYYEYVDSKIKLLNLTSAEYFYLCIFELEKIFIQGAQSQKIKNVIDKSIDILKEDLVFNFTLDKEKINDIEQLKNLETSENNLRNAIKSYNEILVYLRNNASLLETNFLFNELGLQNAINYINEQIPITSFNIGKVVISVIVIILFYSLKFYLAKILYFILIRLFGKNSTNLEVKTHFLEKLQGPVGWFLFIYALGICFTIIYYPAPVDIRIGNILSIVYTILTAWLVINIFDSYGMMVVAKLAEKSGKREVVNLIIKILYVIIIVITVLFVLAHLGFDISALIASLGIGGLAVALAAKDIIANFFASVLLLFDNSFNQGDWVEISGIEGTIVEIGLRKTTIRTFDNSLVFLPNSTIMGTNIKNWSKRKVGRHVKLYVGVTYDAKPEQLEQCVEDIRYLLATNPLIAQVDDSALNHGGTRARYRQNLVSVNDLEGYKNSTHVAVSGFGASSIDIEVYFYTKAVDAVGFRTARQSILLELMKIVERNNLSFAFPSQSLYIEKINKNSKEEL, encoded by the coding sequence ATGAAAAATTTTTTTTCAATTATTTTATTGTTCCTATTTGTGAGTTTCTTAAACGCTCAAGAAAAAAATACTTTAGAGGATAAAAATAGTATATTTGCTTTGGTGCAAAATTATATTGAACTTAATTTGCTTTTAGAAAGTTTTAGAAACAATAATGATGCTAATGCTACAGAATTTCAAGAAAATATTAAAGAAATAGAAAAGCAAAAAAATAATATCTTAACAACACTTCCTTTGAAGATTGTGTCACAAAAAATTGATGAAAAAGAAGCAAAAGAATTTTTAAATACTAAGCACAAATTACAACAAAATGTCAAGGAAGCACAAAATAAAAAAAGATATTACGAATATGTTGATAGTAAAATTAAACTTTTGAATTTAACTTCAGCAGAATATTTTTACTTGTGTATTTTTGAATTAGAAAAAATTTTTATACAAGGAGCTCAAAGCCAAAAAATAAAAAATGTCATTGATAAAAGTATTGATATTTTAAAAGAAGACTTAGTGTTTAATTTTACGTTAGATAAAGAGAAAATAAATGACATAGAACAATTAAAAAATTTGGAAACAAGTGAAAACAATTTAAGAAATGCTATTAAGTCATATAATGAAATTTTAGTATATTTGAGAAATAACGCTAGTCTATTAGAAACAAATTTTTTATTCAATGAACTAGGTTTGCAAAATGCTATTAATTATATAAATGAGCAAATACCTATTACTAGTTTTAATATTGGTAAAGTTGTAATATCTGTTATTGTTATTATTTTATTTTATTCTTTAAAATTTTATCTTGCAAAAATTTTATATTTTATTTTAATACGTTTATTTGGAAAAAATTCGACCAATTTAGAGGTGAAAACTCATTTTCTAGAAAAACTTCAAGGTCCAGTAGGTTGGTTTTTATTTATATATGCTTTAGGAATTTGCTTTACTATTATTTATTATCCAGCTCCAGTAGATATAAGAATCGGTAATATTTTATCTATAGTTTACACTATTTTAACAGCATGGCTTGTGATAAATATTTTTGATAGTTATGGAATGATGGTTGTAGCAAAATTAGCAGAAAAAAGTGGAAAAAGAGAAGTTGTAAATTTGATTATTAAAATTTTATATGTCATTATTATAGTAATTACCGTTTTATTCGTTTTGGCACATTTAGGATTTGACATTTCAGCTTTGATTGCATCTTTAGGTATTGGTGGCTTAGCTGTAGCTTTAGCAGCTAAGGATATCATAGCAAATTTTTTTGCTTCTGTATTGTTGCTTTTTGATAATAGTTTTAATCAAGGTGATTGGGTAGAAATTTCAGGAATTGAGGGGACTATAGTAGAAATTGGACTTAGAAAAACTACTATCAGAACTTTTGATAATTCTTTAGTATTTTTGCCTAATTCAACCATTATGGGAACAAATATTAAAAATTGGAGTAAAAGAAAAGTTGGTCGTCATGTAAAATTATATGTTGGTGTAACTTATGATGCAAAACCTGAGCAACTTGAGCAATGTGTTGAAGATATAAGATATTTATTGGCTACTAATCCTTTGATTGCACAAGTTGATGATAGTGCATTAAATCACGGAGGAACACGTGCTAGATATAGACAAAATTTAGTATCAGTAAATGATTTAGAAGGTTATAAAAATAGTACCCATGTAGCTGTGAGTGGATTTGGAGCAAGCTCTATTGATATAGAAGTGTATTTTTACACTAAAGCAGTTGATGCTGTAGGTTTTAGAACAGCTAGACAAAGCATTTTGCTTGAGCTTATGAAAATTGTAGAAAGAAATAATCTTAGTTTTGCTTTTCCATCACAAAGTCTTTATATAGAAAAAATCAATAAAAACTCAAAAGAAGAACTTTAA
- the pbpC gene encoding penicillin-binding protein 1C: MKIKISLAICFLSLCFYIGLIYFSFDSKDLFKGAYSKVLLDKNKEILSVFLDANEQWHLESEYIPQKLKQAVVLYEDKNFYSHYGVDFLAIIRAFKNNLFSSKRSGASTISMQTIKLLEQNKRTYFNKFNEIIKAFALESAYEKNEILRFYLNNAPYGGNLVGVASAGLFYFEKDLKDLTWSEAALLAVLPNNPGLINLEKNKDKLLKKRNALLDRLFEKGYFSKDILTLAKAEKLPSFKARKNLAPHLARRFLVDKEKIISSIDKKIQIKFEEKAKEYSYKLEQKGIKNLAILLADTKTNKVLAYVGSNDFYDFASFGQVDGVIAKRSVGSVLKPLLFAFAIDEGLIVPESLMLDVPTFFSNFAPQNANKKYHGLISARESLQKSLNIPFVSLLSEYGYEKFFYKLKDILKYEDENFKKYGLSLILGTKEFSLEDMVKIYLGLGNYGNFKELLYEESAYNKEDKKLISDGASFLTLQVLKDLDRVGLKQYDFNTIISWKTGTSYGRKDAWAIGASPKYTLGVWVGNFNGEANANLYGVSIAGELFFELLFLLDGLNLEFEKPNELISIKIENQTGYRYNYKFDFKEVLYPQNANVLRTSPFLKEVFMYENKEVDSLDKNFIHAKKKIILNLPSHAQAFFAQEKQNLKTSNKKIKIIYPLNNLNIILPKDLKEKQKLLIKISNPSNERIFWYLNQEFIHEGKEDILPIDLNKGKYILSVISENGISDFIIFNIL; this comes from the coding sequence GTGAAAATTAAAATAAGCCTTGCAATATGCTTTTTAAGCCTATGTTTTTACATAGGCTTAATTTATTTTAGTTTTGATAGTAAGGACTTGTTTAAAGGCGCTTATAGTAAGGTTTTGCTTGATAAAAACAAAGAAATTCTTAGTGTATTTTTAGATGCTAATGAACAATGGCATTTAGAGAGCGAATACATACCACAAAAGCTAAAACAAGCAGTTGTTTTATATGAGGATAAAAATTTTTATTCTCATTATGGGGTAGATTTTTTAGCAATTATAAGAGCTTTTAAAAATAATCTTTTTTCAAGCAAAAGAAGTGGTGCAAGTACAATTTCTATGCAAACAATCAAACTTCTAGAGCAAAACAAACGCACATATTTTAATAAATTTAACGAAATCATCAAAGCCTTTGCTTTAGAAAGTGCTTACGAAAAAAATGAAATTTTAAGATTTTACCTAAATAATGCTCCTTATGGGGGAAATTTAGTAGGTGTTGCAAGTGCGGGTTTGTTTTATTTTGAAAAAGATTTAAAAGATCTTACTTGGAGTGAGGCGGCTTTGCTTGCTGTGCTTCCTAATAATCCAGGTTTGATTAATCTTGAAAAAAACAAAGATAAACTTTTAAAAAAACGCAATGCTTTACTTGATAGACTTTTTGAAAAGGGATATTTTTCTAAAGATATTTTAACTCTTGCAAAAGCTGAAAAACTTCCTAGCTTTAAAGCAAGGAAAAACCTGGCTCCACATTTAGCACGTAGGTTTTTAGTGGATAAAGAAAAAATCATTTCTAGTATAGATAAAAAAATTCAAATCAAATTCGAAGAAAAAGCCAAAGAGTATTCTTATAAATTAGAGCAAAAAGGCATAAAAAATTTAGCTATATTGTTAGCAGATACTAAAACAAATAAAGTTTTAGCTTATGTAGGCTCTAATGATTTTTATGATTTTGCAAGTTTTGGTCAAGTTGATGGGGTAATAGCAAAGCGTAGTGTGGGTTCAGTATTAAAACCTTTGCTTTTTGCTTTTGCTATAGATGAGGGGCTTATAGTACCTGAATCTTTAATGCTTGATGTGCCTACATTTTTTTCTAACTTTGCCCCGCAAAATGCAAATAAAAAATACCATGGTTTGATAAGTGCAAGAGAATCTTTGCAAAAATCACTCAACATTCCCTTTGTGAGTTTACTTTCAGAGTATGGTTATGAGAAGTTTTTTTATAAACTCAAAGATATTTTAAAATATGAAGATGAAAATTTTAAAAAATATGGACTTTCTTTAATTTTGGGTACTAAAGAGTTTAGTTTGGAAGATATGGTAAAAATTTATCTAGGGCTTGGAAATTATGGAAATTTTAAAGAGCTTTTATATGAAGAAAGTGCTTACAATAAAGAAGATAAAAAACTTATTAGTGATGGAGCAAGCTTTTTAACCTTACAAGTATTGAAAGATTTAGATAGGGTAGGTTTGAAGCAATATGATTTTAACACCATCATTTCTTGGAAAACAGGAACTAGCTATGGTAGAAAAGATGCCTGGGCTATAGGTGCTTCTCCAAAATATACCCTAGGAGTATGGGTTGGAAATTTTAATGGTGAAGCAAATGCAAATTTATATGGTGTGAGTATAGCAGGAGAATTATTTTTTGAACTTTTATTTTTACTTGATGGACTTAATTTAGAGTTTGAAAAGCCTAATGAATTAATTTCTATCAAGATAGAAAATCAAACAGGATATAGATATAATTATAAATTTGACTTTAAAGAGGTGCTTTACCCGCAAAATGCAAATGTCTTAAGAACTTCACCATTTTTAAAAGAAGTTTTTATGTATGAAAACAAAGAAGTTGATTCTTTAGATAAAAATTTCATCCATGCAAAGAAAAAGATTATTTTAAATTTACCATCTCATGCTCAAGCTTTTTTTGCTCAAGAAAAGCAAAATTTAAAAACATCTAATAAAAAAATAAAAATCATATATCCATTAAATAATCTTAATATTATTTTGCCAAAAGATTTAAAAGAAAAACAAAAACTACTCATAAAAATATCAAACCCTAGTAATGAAAGGATTTTTTGGTATTTGAATCAAGAATTTATCCATGAAGGAAAAGAAGACATTCTACCTATTGATTTAAATAAAGGTAAGTATATTCTTAGTGTGATTAGTGAAAATGGCATAAGTGATTTTATAATTTTTAATATATTGTAA
- a CDS encoding Bax inhibitor-1/YccA family protein — translation MSLYDRDYSNSKSQEFEGYARSDLSIFIKQTYQLFAASLLAATAGAYIGIFALAHLFIQSQATFWVLFIVEIGLLFALQWKKREAPLNLILLFGFTFCSGLTLTPLLYSVLALPAGASIIAQAFALTTVAFGALSVFAMNTKKDFTMMGKMLFVALIVIVVASLINLFFQSSLVSLAISSIGAILFSFYILYDTQNIIRGNYETPIEGAVALYLDFINLFISLLNILRSFSNR, via the coding sequence ATGAGTCTTTATGATAGAGATTACTCAAATTCTAAAAGCCAAGAATTTGAAGGTTATGCTAGAAGTGATTTAAGCATTTTTATAAAACAAACTTATCAACTTTTTGCCGCATCTTTGTTAGCTGCAACAGCTGGTGCTTACATAGGAATTTTTGCCTTAGCACATTTATTTATACAATCTCAAGCAACTTTTTGGGTTTTATTTATTGTAGAAATTGGATTGTTATTTGCTTTGCAATGGAAAAAAAGAGAAGCTCCTCTTAATCTAATTTTACTCTTTGGCTTTACTTTTTGTTCAGGGCTTACTTTAACACCACTTTTATATTCTGTTTTAGCACTTCCTGCTGGAGCTAGTATTATTGCTCAGGCTTTTGCTTTAACTACGGTAGCTTTTGGTGCTTTAAGTGTATTTGCTATGAATACAAAAAAAGATTTTACCATGATGGGAAAAATGCTCTTTGTGGCTTTAATCGTTATAGTAGTAGCTTCTTTGATTAATCTATTTTTTCAAAGCTCACTTGTAAGTTTAGCTATTTCTAGTATTGGTGCGATTTTATTTTCTTTTTACATTCTTTATGATACACAAAATATCATTAGGGGAAATTACGAAACACCAATAGAAGGTGCAGTTGCACTTTATCTTGATTTTATCAATCTTTTTATCTCTCTTCTTAATATTTTAAGAAGTTTTAGCAACAGATAA
- the secG gene encoding preprotein translocase subunit SecG: MTTFLIILQFAIVVIICIAVLLQKSSSIGLGAYSGSNESLFGAKGPAGFLAKFTFVMGILLIANTIALSYMYNNANSNSLAEKAEQILPKAPETNATNIPVAPSAPVSETNTSK; this comes from the coding sequence ATGACTACTTTTTTAATTATTTTGCAATTTGCAATTGTTGTAATCATTTGTATTGCTGTTTTGTTACAAAAAAGTTCCAGTATAGGACTTGGAGCGTATAGTGGAAGTAACGAAAGTTTATTTGGAGCAAAAGGACCTGCAGGGTTTTTAGCTAAATTTACTTTTGTTATGGGTATTTTACTTATTGCTAATACAATCGCTCTAAGTTATATGTATAATAATGCTAATTCCAATTCACTTGCCGAAAAAGCTGAACAAATTTTACCAAAAGCACCTGAAACAAACGCAACTAACATTCCGGTAGCACCGAGTGCACCAGTAAGCGAAACCAATACTAGCAAATAA
- a CDS encoding carbonic anhydrase beta — MKDLIEGALKFMQEDFKEHAELFESLKNKQNPHTLFIGCADSRVIPNLITNTGPGELFVIRNIGNIVPPYRVGDDFLATTSAIEYAFNSLHIKNIIVCGHSNCGGCAALYASENDLKNMPNVKKWLTLLEPIKYKVLKLANDDLAMRSWMTEKMNLVNSLQNLLTYPGIEEALNNKEIELHAWYYIIETGEIYEYDFNFENFILIQERIKKA; from the coding sequence TTGAAAGATTTGATTGAAGGTGCTTTAAAATTTATGCAAGAGGATTTTAAAGAACATGCAGAGCTTTTCGAAAGTTTAAAAAATAAGCAAAACCCTCATACGCTTTTTATAGGTTGTGCTGATTCAAGAGTAATTCCGAATTTGATTACAAATACAGGTCCAGGTGAACTTTTTGTTATAAGGAATATAGGCAATATTGTTCCACCTTATAGGGTTGGAGATGATTTTTTGGCAACTACTTCAGCAATTGAATATGCTTTTAATTCTTTACATATTAAAAATATCATAGTTTGTGGACATAGCAATTGTGGTGGTTGTGCGGCTTTGTATGCAAGTGAGAATGATTTAAAAAATATGCCAAATGTTAAAAAATGGCTTACTCTACTTGAGCCTATAAAATACAAAGTTTTAAAATTAGCTAATGATGATTTAGCAATGCGATCTTGGATGACTGAAAAAATGAATTTGGTTAATTCTTTGCAAAATTTATTAACATATCCAGGTATAGAGGAAGCTTTAAATAATAAAGAAATAGAGTTGCATGCATGGTATTATATTATAGAAACAGGAGAAATTTATGAGTATGATTTCAATTTTGAAAATTTTATTTTAATACAAGAAAGGATAAAAAAAGCATGA